Part of the Bacteroidia bacterium genome, TCGTTCACCCTTCGATCAATTATTTCACCTTTAGATTTTTCTACCTTAAACACCATTGGGGTGAATTGGAATCTCTTTGATGCTTTTAATCTTGTTGGGAGCATCTCTGTTGCCACTGGTAATGATAGAGATTTGTTTGCTTGGAGCTCATCGAATCCTTTATCACCTCCCTCACTCTCTTTAACAATTGGGAGTTCTTGGATTTTTTAGGTAAGAGTTTTAAAGTTAGCTTTTTAAGTAAAAAGGACCTTACACTGATAACATTACTTCTTGTTTTCTAAACTCCCAAAGAGAGAAGATCAACAATCCTGCTACTACTAAAGTATACCCCACAATTCCAGTATTGCTTAACTTCTCGTTTAAAACTAAAAAGCCCAGCAAAGAGGCTGTGATTGGTTCACTTAAGTTGTACAAAAAGGCGTGGGAGGCCTCAATTTTTCTAGAACCAGTGGTGAATAGGAAAAAGGGGAAGCTTGTGGCCATTAAACCAAGTAGTAAAGAGAGGAACAAAACGTTCC contains:
- a CDS encoding DMT family transporter yields the protein NVLFLSLLLGLMATSFPFFLFTTGSRKIEASHAFLYNLSEPITASLLGFLVLNEKLSNTGIVGYTLVVAGLLIFSLWEFRKQEVMLSV